A region of the Channa argus isolate prfri chromosome 3, Channa argus male v1.0, whole genome shotgun sequence genome:
ACCTCTGATATAGGGAGGGGATCCTTTGAAGCTGATATGGAGGAACAACTGGGAGCAAATCCAAACTCTCACTGTAATTTGGAGAGAAATGCTAAAACCAGCCAAGAAGAATCCACTACGTTTATGGATGATGTTAGAGAAGTCACAAAAGACTTAGCAGCAGGGCCACCTACCGAAAAGAAGCGAAGGATGGGTATGAGTGGTCTGACAGAGAAGGAGCGGAGTCCTTTTTTACAGACACAAAAGCGTGAAATTGGGCAAGATGAAGCAGAGATCGCCAAGCTGGAGATTTGTAATTACAAAGCTGATCTTGTGGCTCAGAAAGATATTTTATCTCCACCACCTTTGCCATCCTCACCATTATCCTTCCCAATAGGTAGTGTCACAGAGCAGAGTGAAGCCGAGATGAAACTTCAGTCCAGTCACTGTGAAGCGGATAACAGGTGAGGATCATGTAGTGATCTTTCCAAAATACCTGTTGAATATCTTACAATAATCTTTTTAGATAGGTACTGTTACATATAAATGGTCTAAACATTCAAATCAGACTGATTTCACAGACCTTGTAACGTTTATTTTTAGAGGCTCATGGTGGATCAATGACATGTGTGACTTGTTGTCTGGTAAAATTGACTGCTTcagtaaaaaaagatttaaagtgaaattacCTACAGTGAAATACAGccatacagtaaaatatattccagtaattatatattttaaatataaattataacaGTAATTGGTTACTTAATATTGTTTGTCAACACACAGGACAGGTACTGAAGTCTCTGTCACTGTCGCTATCCAAAATGGGACCACTACTTTGTGCTATCCAATCTGCTCAGGAGGAAAGAGCTGGGAGGCTGAAAGAAGCACAGAGATTGGTCTAGAAAAAACTGATGAACCAAAGTCAGATCCACCTGCAGAGGGGAAAGTGGAGGAGCAGTTGGGCAATCTAGAGCACCAGGAATTTAAGGGAAGTTCAGCAGAAATTATGAACAGAGATGCAGAAAGCCCAAAAGATGACAGTGATGGTGCTCTGGATGTTAATTGTTGTCCTTTCAACCCTTTTCCTATTAATCCATCTCAGAACAAACTGGCTGAGAATAAGAAGGATGCAAGTCAGTCTTCCCCTCTCCAGGTGCACAGTGTGATCAGGGCAAGAgttgagagaaaagaaaagatggtAAGTGATGCTGGTAATAAAGATGAAGCAGGTGTCTACTCTGCAGACACCAGGCCAGTGGGATTGTGCTGTGGCTCTGTGGagctctgtgaggctgcagTGACTGATTGTGACCAT
Encoded here:
- the si:ch211-286b5.2 gene encoding uncharacterized protein si:ch211-286b5.2 isoform X2; translated protein: MSKGKAKIDSSEGVALPEFRSLRSRKRKCPSNELSLTQEIQLTLLTSRECATIRNQQDQAAELSYLTKQDFSTEKKHAEENVKAAEQQEPTTVIHPKNYFQLQRCAINPENYTNKTGNEEITPQDINSPPCQTHTDQYQLLTSDIGRGSFEADMEEQLGANPNSHCNLERNAKTSQEESTTFMDDVREVTKDLAAGPPTEKKRRMGMSGLTEKERSPFLQTQKREIGQDEAEIAKLEICSVTEQSEAEMKLQSSHCEADNRTGTEVSVTVAIQNGTTTLCYPICSGGKSWEAERSTEIGLEKTDEPKSDPPAEGKVEEQLGNLEHQEFKGSSAEIMNRDAESPKDDSDGALDVNCCPFNPFPINPSQNKLAENKKDASQSSPLQVHSVIRARVERKEKMVSDAGNKDEAGVYSADTRPVGLCCGSVELCEAAVTDCDHERKNSCEPGFELAAGSSAVNTEHTQTRVTTDPFGSGNSDYVSDSQMNSVVMIEEEVMKKEEEDCSSSHCHEDATDRIRGLIRELSSLNRKVMATHRELVNLRRGSKTSRSSKRILPP
- the si:ch211-286b5.2 gene encoding uncharacterized protein si:ch211-286b5.2 isoform X1, translated to MSKGKAKIDSSEGVALPEFRSLRSRKRKCPSNELSLTQEIQLTLLTSRECATIRNQQDQAAELSYLTKQDFSTEKKHAEENVKAAEQQEPTTVIHPKNYFQLQRCAINPENYTNKTGNEEITPQDINSPPCQTHTDQYQLLTSDIGRGSFEADMEEQLGANPNSHCNLERNAKTSQEESTTFMDDVREVTKDLAAGPPTEKKRRMGMSGLTEKERSPFLQTQKREIGQDEAEIAKLEICNYKADLVAQKDILSPPPLPSSPLSFPIGSVTEQSEAEMKLQSSHCEADNRTGTEVSVTVAIQNGTTTLCYPICSGGKSWEAERSTEIGLEKTDEPKSDPPAEGKVEEQLGNLEHQEFKGSSAEIMNRDAESPKDDSDGALDVNCCPFNPFPINPSQNKLAENKKDASQSSPLQVHSVIRARVERKEKMVSDAGNKDEAGVYSADTRPVGLCCGSVELCEAAVTDCDHERKNSCEPGFELAAGSSAVNTEHTQTRVTTDPFGSGNSDYVSDSQMNSVVMIEEEVMKKEEEDCSSSHCHEDATDRIRGLIRELSSLNRKVMATHRELVNLRRGSKTSRSSKRILPP
- the si:ch211-286b5.2 gene encoding uncharacterized protein si:ch211-286b5.2 isoform X3, encoding MSKGKAKIDSSEGVALPEFRSLRSRKRKCPSNELSLTQEIQLTLLTSRECATIRNQQDQAAELSYLTKQDFSTEKKHAEENVKAAEQQEPTTVIHPKNYFQLQRCAINPENYTNKTGNEEITPQDINSPPCQTHTDQYQLLTSDIGRGSFEADMEEQLGANPNSHCNLERNAKTSQEESTTFMDDVREVTKDLAAGPPTEKKRRMGMSGLTEKERSPFLQTQKREIGQDEAEIAKLEICNYKADLVAQKDILSPPPLPSSPLSFPIGSVTEQSEAEMKLQSSHCEADNRTGTEVSVTVAIQNGTTTLCYPICSGGKSWEAERSTEIGLEKTDEPKSDPPAEGKVEEQLGNLEHQEFKGSSAEIMNRDAESPKDDSDGALDVNCCPFNPFPINPSQNKLAENKKDASQSSPLQVHSVIRARVERKEKMCEPGFELAAGSSAVNTEHTQTRVTTDPFGSGNSDYVSDSQMNSVVMIEEEVMKKEEEDCSSSHCHEDATDRIRGLIRELSSLNRKVMATHRELVNLRRGSKTSRSSKRILPP